The following proteins are co-located in the Falsibacillus pallidus genome:
- a CDS encoding ferritin-like domain-containing protein, with amino-acid sequence MDQKMKELIDGLNEDLANEYAASIMYTYNAAVVSGLYRQTLKPFFESEISDEQGHALYLAEKIKTLGGSPTTKPAEVKQLTDVKEMLEEAHRAEKDTIERYEKRKKQAEELGLTELTVKLDDMIADETGHMEEIGRILSDARFN; translated from the coding sequence ATGGATCAAAAAATGAAAGAGTTAATCGATGGTTTAAATGAGGATTTAGCAAACGAGTATGCTGCTTCCATTATGTATACATACAATGCAGCTGTAGTATCAGGTTTGTATCGTCAAACGCTGAAGCCTTTCTTTGAAAGTGAGATCAGCGATGAGCAGGGACATGCATTGTACTTGGCGGAAAAAATCAAAACATTGGGCGGATCACCGACAACGAAGCCTGCTGAAGTGAAGCAGTTGACAGATGTTAAGGAGATGCTTGAAGAAGCGCACCGTGCAGAGAAGGATACAATCGAACGCTATGAGAAGCGCAAGAAGCAGGCAGAAGAGCTTGGATTGACAGAACTGACTGTGAAACTTGACGATATGATCGCAGATGAAACAGGTCATAT